The following nucleotide sequence is from Trifolium pratense cultivar HEN17-A07 linkage group LG2, ARS_RC_1.1, whole genome shotgun sequence.
TTGGACAACTAATTATGTTTTCGAAATTGAATGAGACCTAAGAGATACCTTAGTCAGTAAAAGTATTTCTCCATGTAACCAATCTATATTTATATCCATTGGTTTTCCTCACACTTCACAAGTAAAAGAGAAAGCTTTATCACAATTCTCTATTATATCATTTTTCTCTTAGTTGAGATAAGTCCATTTAACAGAACCAAAATGACCAATTATATTCCCAAAATATTTTATGCattgttgtttcttttattgCTTAACTCAGAATCCACTCTCCAATTCAAAAATGTAACAACTGAAAGTGCAGAATCAAAGTGCAGAGAGTGGGAGAAACAAGCACTCCTCAAGTTCAAACAAAGCATCTATGATAACTTTGACTTCTTGTCTACATGGAGGGACGACGAGAAAGATGGAGACTGCTGTAAATGGAAAGGAATTGAGTGCAACAATGAAACAGGCCATGTGAAGAAACTTGATCTTCGTGGTGATTATATACAATACATGGTAGGTGTGATCGATTTCACTTCATTGATTGCCTTGGAAAATATGGAATATTTAGACCTCAGCTATAATAATTTTCGTGGAAGCCAGATTTCAGAACACATAGGCTCACTTACCAAGTTAAGATATCTCAATCTCTCATATCGTGTTGTTAGTGGGAGGATTCCTTATCAAATTGGAAATCTTTTAGAGCTAGAGTATCTAGATCTAAGTGAGAACAATATTGATGGAAATATCCCTTGTGAACTTAGAAACCTTTCGCGACTGCAGTATCTTAATCTTGATGGAACAAGTCTAGATGGAAAACTCCCCTTTCTCACGGGAAATCTTCCAATGTTGCAAACTCTTAAACTTGGTGGCCAATTTGATATCACATATGATGATACAAAGTGGTTGTCTACACTCACTTCGTTAACAAAACTTGTCTTGAGAGAATCTCTTCCTTTTGGCTCGTCACATCATTTGCTCCAAGCAATTAGGAAGATTATTTCGAACTTAAGAGAGTTGAGGTTAGTTGGTTTTGGTCTTATGGATAATGATGTTTCAAATTTGTTTCATTCTCATTCCAACTATTCCACTTTTCCTACCATCCTTGATTTCTCTGGCAATATGTTGACATCCTCAACCTTTCAATTCTTGTCAAATCTTAGTCTTAATCTTCAAGAGCTTTATCTTTCTGAAAACAATATTGTTTTTTCATCTCATCTCTATCCAAACATTCCTTCTCTTGTCATCCTTGACCTCTCATACAATAATCTAACATCATTCCAGTTTATAGGTAACTTCAACTTTAGCTCCAAATTGCAAGAGCTTTATCTAACAAATTGCAGCCTGACAGATAAAAGTTTTATTGTGTCATCTATTCCCACATCAAACTCTTCATCTTCCCTTCTCATCCTTGATCTCTCCTCAAATTCGTTGAGATCATCAAAAGTATTTTTCTGGATTTTTAACTTTACCACTAATCTTCAGATACTTTATCTTTCTGGTAACTCGTTAGAAGGTCACATCCTAGATGGATTTGGAAATGTATTGAAATCTCTTGAATACATTGACCTTTCTTCTAACCATCTACAAGGAGAGATCCCATCTTTCTTTGGGAATATGTGTACGTTGCACACTTTATACCTCTCACATAACAACTTCAgtggtgaaatttctaacttCATTCAAACTTCTTCATGGTGCAACAAACATATATTGTCTCGACTGGATTTATCATATAATCGAATAACTGGCATTCTACCTAAAACCATCAGCTTGCTATCTAATTTGGAGTATCTGAACTTGGATGAAAATTCTTTGGAAGGTCACATCAATGAATCACATCTCAGTAATTTTTCAAAGTTGAAAAGTTTAGACTTATCATACAACTCACTTTCCCTAACATTTCCAAGTAGTTGGGTACCTCCTTTCCAACTATCAGCTTTGAGTTTGGCATCTTGCAAGTTGGGTTCAAGCTTTCCTAGTTGGATCGAAACTCAAAGATCCCTATCATGGTTTGATATTTCTAATGCAGGGATTAATGACTATGTACCAGAATGGATTtggaacaacaaaaaatatttgagaatcATGAATATGTCTCACAACAATCTCAAAGGTACAATTCCAAATTTTTCAATCAAGCTTCCTCAAAATGcatatataattttgaattcaaatcaattaGAGGGTCCAGTTCCATCCTTTTTGCGTCAAGCTAAATATCTAGACCTCTTTGAAAACAAGTTTTCaactttatttacatttttatgTGATAAAAGCCCATCAGCAACACCCTTGGCCGTTTTACatttatcaaacaatcaaataaAGGGACAACTTCCAGATTGTTGGAAATCTGTAAACAACTTAATGGTTCTTGATTTGTCAAATAATAATCTTAGGGGTAAGATTCCACAGACCATGGGCACCCTTGTTAAATTGGAAACTTTGGTTTTAAAACAGAATAGTTTGAATGGTGATTTTCCTTCCACTTTGAAGAATTGCAGCAATTTAAGGACGTTCAATGTGGGTGAAAATTTGTTGTCTGGCCATATTCCATCATGGATAGGAGAAAACATGCAGCAATTGATAATCTTGAGCTTGTCAGGGAATCGGTTTTCTGGAAGCATTCCCATCCACCTATGTTATTTACAGAAGATTCAAATTTTGGATCTTTCAAGAAATAACTTATCAGAAGAAATTCCCAAGTGCTTAAGAAATTTTACTGCATTGTCTAAAAAGACCATCAATACTAGTGAAACTGAAAGTGTTAGCACGGATTTTCTGCCTATAATAACTTTATATTGGAAAGGTGTGGAGCGTGAGTTCCAGAATCCAGAGTGGAGACTTTTAAGCATTGATCTTTCAAGTAATAACTTAACAGGTGAAATACCAAAAGAGATAGGGAATTTGATTGGATTAGTCTCTTTGAATTTATCACGCAACAATTTGAGTGGAGAAATTCCATCTGAAACTGGAAATCTAGTTTCACTTGAATACCTTGATTTGTCGAGAAACCATTTCTCCGGAAAAATTCCTCAAACTATTACTCAAATTGACAGCCTTGGAGATATAGACTTGTCAAACAATTTTCTTAGCGGAAGAATCCCTTTTGGAAGACATTTGGAAACCTTAGGCTCTAAAGGTTTTGAAGGAAATCTCAATCTTTGTGGTGAACCACTTGCCAAAAAATGTCCTGAAGACATGATATCAGTAAATCCTAAACAACAAAAAGTTCATGGTGAAGATGACAATTCTGTTTTCCATCAAGGATTTTACTTGAGCTTGGGGCTAGGATATTTCACAGGTTTCTGGGGCTTAATGGGGCCAATACTAATTTGGCGACCTTGGAGAATTGTATATCTAAGGTTCTTGAACAAAGTGATTGACTATATATATGTATTCGTGGCAGTCAAAGTGGCAAGGTTCAAAAATTGGCTCAAAGACTAGCAGGTACATAATATTAATTAGCTCttacattttttataaagtttttttttcttctagcattttttataaagtattagcgtttattattttgtgttgtTACTACGTAAATAAAGAATCAAAACAATTCTTTATTTTCGCTTCTCCACACTTATAATGTGTGAATCTAACCACTAAAATACCAGCTAAAGAAAAACTAGGCCTTATACTGTATTTAGTACttctatatttaattaattagttggTTAAATTTTAAATCGAATTTATATGATTACTAACAATATCATTGGACTAATTTGTTTCTCCATCATCATTAATGTTTGTATTGCACTTTAAATTTTGCAGTTTACTACATCCTTGTAGCAAGCATTGTGAGATGCTGGAAAGGGAATAGTATATGTTTGCTGTATTGGAGTTCAAAAGAATAAGATCTCAATGTAATGACAAACAAAATCATTGTTCCATAAAGCTAGCTTGTTCAATTCaatgttttgttattttgtaGTTTCGATGTAATGTTTGTTTGCAATATTATTATGTTCAATTTGAATGGTTTaacattcctttttttttttaatcagcaaAATTATATTACTgccaacattttttttagcaaaaaaaaaaagaaaactaagtTGAAATAGTTAAAGACATCTAAACTAGGTTGAAACCCCTTAAACCATTCAACAAACAAATTAACTCTTAAATATATCaactcacttgggttggtgcattggtattagcttgggacctgggagtgtgctcctcttgaggtctgaggttcgattctctctgacgccaatttgggtgggctaatttagcttctttaaaaaaaaaaaaaaactcttaaatatATCAAAGGGTTAATAAGTGTTTTGCCCTGTGCAATTTGGACGAGTTTTGCTTTACCTCCCTGTAAAATTATAAGAGAAGAGTAATAGCAAACTTCTCATTTATTTATAGGTTAAACAGAATAATTAAACCCTTCCTTCCTTTTCCCCTCCAAACACGTTATTAGTAATAGCcttaattagttttttggtcccttaaagatattttaggtttcacaatggtcccttaaagaaaaaaggtccgtattggtcccttaaaaacacattcgtttctcaattggtcctttccgtcaattttttacaaaaaacgttagttttagtcgactgaattgtggatgtcattaagtgtaagtggtccaccaaaaaccttattaatttttaaaattttaaccattggaattttttgttatatttggagttaaaatttaaaggAAAGgatcaatatgacaaacatatatgtctttaagggaccaatccgggcttttttttctttaagggatcattgtgaaacctaaaatggaCCAATAGATTAATTACGCCTTAGTAATAGCATAGTGTCTTCACATATTTAGTCATTGACTTTGGAAACCATacatattaatatgatttatctcTATCTCAATTCAGAATACTAAGGCGGGTCCAATTTAGTCATGACTATGAGTATCCAATAAGTTAGATGTTTGACAATACCTATAGACAAATAAATTAACAAGGTTCAATCTATATGATTCTTAGAAATATATTTCTAGAATCAGGGGTATCTTTTCATTCCAAACACAATAAAAGGAATGACCTAAATGGACCTCAATTACTTACAGTAAGAACCAACACACATTCATGTAGTCAGGTGATCTCGGGGCTCAATCTTAAGTTAGAATACTTACAGATTATCAGTTCAACATTGGATTGGTCCGTATCTGCAACAACGCGCAAAAGGAAGTTGTCTGATCATGAGATGTTGTTTTGAGTATATAGGAAATGGACAGGCTTGGAGGACAACATCAAGATTGTGGAGAAGTAGCAGGGTATATCAACATAGACATCATGAACAATATGAACGTAGATATTCCACAAATGGTTCTTACTTGAGCAGAAAACTACAAACTTATGGATGCAAACTGCTTGTATTTAAACTTTGAAAAATCAGTCAAAAGCACCATTCGGTCAATTGATCAAATGGTCCGTATCTAAAACAATATGAATGTGCAATTGCAAGCAATTTGATGCCAAAAAAGAGGTGATTTCAGCTTAGATATAGCACTCTAGTGGCACATTAGCCATAATGAACAATTGTATTATGATCGACTAACATAACTGAAATTTCCAAAGAAAAATCcacttatttgattaaaaagCCTTACAAAAATCAAGTAACTTGATTCTTCATAACAATTAAGCTATAAAATACAATGCCACAAATTCAGAACTGCAATCAGCAATTGATACATTCACAGAGCATCTAAAACCAACACCATTCATGTCAAATCAAACAAGTCATTATAAGAAATTGCTTGATGTAACGAAATGTACCATCACGAAGTGTCGCAAAATAATCTCATTGACCACTGATATGTTTTCCATCAAAAGCCTAATCAAAATTTCCTTATTTGTCTGAAATTCTGACACACGCGCTTTTGTGATATTCACGGTTTTTCATCACGACATATAGCACTGCTCTTCAATATAACATAAACTACCCAAATTCAACTTCCAGCCAATAAACTTTAATCAACTTTCAAAATCGTAACAAAATCGAATCCAATTCCCATACTCAACTACTACCAGAAACAACAACCGCATCCTCCAAATTCAATTGCTTCCTCTTAACATACTCATTCAAAATAGCAATCCTAGCAGTCTCAAAAGCAAAATAACCCAAAGCCGAAAAACAAGCACTATGAAGAACCCTAGGACCCATTCCACGCGTAAAACCAACCAACCCCTCTTCCATCAAAATCTCCCTAATGGTATCCTTAACCCCACCATACATAACCGTGGCAACCTTCCCAACCGCCTCATTCCTTGCCTGCGTCATCAACCTCGTCTTCACAACATCCAAAGGTGTGGTAATCGAAGCCGATATCGCCCCTGCCAACGCCCCACAAATCACACTCTGAATCGGTTCCAAATGATTCTTATTCGTACTCTTCATAACCGCCAACTTCAAATACTCAAACGAAGAATAACTCAAAACACCAGCAGGTAAATTTCTCAACAATGTAGCTGAGTAGCCTCTATATAAACCCAAAACCCCTTCATTTTGAAGAATGTTAATCAAAACCTCATAAGACCTACCTTTGGCACCGGTTTGCATTCGCTGCGTTATCAATTCCTTCGGAACCATTATCGCAGACGATAAAACATTCCCTAAAGCACCAGAAATCGGAGGAATCAAAATCTTAGGACAATTCTGTTTAGACAAAAAAGACTTACCAAATTCACAAGTTCCAAAATAAACCGCAGATGAAGCTGTAGAACCTACAACAACAGCAGAAAAACCGCTGTAAAAACCTAAAATTCCATTTGTAGTGAAAGTTTTCGAAACAGCATCAAGggtatttttgtaaatttgtgAAGCGCCTTTGGCTTGCATTTTGGTTTTGATAGTATCAAGAGGATGAAGACAAGCGTAAGTGAATGCACCAGCGATACCGCCACCGCCTGCGCCAATGAAAGCGCGTTCGATGACGGTTAGGTTTTTTAGGAGGGTTTGGGAATTGGTTGAACCGGATTTGAACCGGGGTTGAGGTGAATCGGAGATTGAGGCGAAAGGTGGAGTGAGAGTTAGGGTTGTGAAGTTGTTGATTAGGTTGTTGAAATCGTTGAAGGTTGTTGAGAGTTTGTTGGAATTTGGAGTAGGGAGAGTGAGGGAGGATGAGATTTTGGATTccattgaagaagatgatgacaTGGTGAGAGTGAGAGTTAGTTCGGAGGTTTGTGATACTAatcctataattttttattgggtcttgttaacatgtgcccttagggcacatgttaagatataccaaaatagaaattcaacatttaatgatacaagaaatttaatgcttcaaaagtcaaaatacacaaattagcatttaataatttctatttttgcttccttaacatgtgccttaagggcacaagttaacattctccttttttattttttttgtaagtatcCCCGTGAAACTACCGTATTGAGATCTCTCAACAAATGTTTTTTCATAGGCATCAGTCAAGGATCGAACTcaggatcaaatggttaagagaCTCAAATATATGCAACTTgtgttataatttttataattcatTCACTTTTtgcgttttatttttttaagtattttcCGCATGCAACTACAGAGACTAACTCCCTCCATATGATAACTCCCTCGAAATAACTGCGATTCATTTAAGGAATTGACTTTttccaacaaatatttttccatAAGCACGGGTCGAAAATCGAACTCACAATCAAATGGTTAAAAGACTCAAATATATACAACTTGTGTCAGAACAATTCATTCACTTTTATTAGATGAGGAGTGCAACAAAACACTCTACAACACTTACATCCCAATCTCAACACACTcttttattagttaaaattcaTATGAGTTCTATAAATTTCACTATGGAACCTACATTTTTTGTTATGGGAtttatgtgaatttcaaccaataaaagagaatgTATTAAAATGTGTATGTTAAATAGTGTGTTCTTAGCATTATTCTTCCTTAGATATATGAGTTTGTTTGTTacggattaaaaaaatagtgattttaatATCAATGatttagagattaattttatgagattttataGGAAAGTAAAGTTTACTTATATTCGTTTATTgtagtaaaaattaaattttttaattaaataattattagctTGTTTTGATATAACatataaaagtattttttttaattacaaaataatttccaacttttaacatataaaccgaagtttttattgatggacaaaaaaagtaaaatctagTAGGAAAAGAAACATGAGAAACCGGAAAAGAAGCTatcaattttgaaaatattatatttacttGTGTTTTTTGTTGCTCTTATTCTTCTTTAGTTTGATGCTCTTGTTACTTGTGTTTTTAACATTAAACATAACAATTGTTCTTCTCATGTTTTATAAGTttcattttgtaatttttttttgttgttgttgaatttcATTTGTGATATAAAAACATTAAatgacttaaaaaaaatctgcatgaaacaaaataaaagaaagttaAACAATTTATTATACAGTAAAATTAAATAACTTCAAACATTGCTAAATGTATTTTGCTTTAAAAAGGTTTTTCTTTTGCTaagtttattttcttctttctacCAAATTAATCTAGAATTTTTTGTCATTTCCTATTTATTCCAACCTAGCCAAAACATGAGTTTTGTTCCATTGCATGACATCTCTAATTAAATGTTATCCACCTTCCCATGGGGCTACAAAAACATCTTTATCTAACCTACGTGCCTCCCTCCCTCCCAAGTACAAATTCTTTTAAAAGtaatactaaaataaaattattgaactttcttaattaataatattgaaaaatatttgaggaaTGGTACGTTGAAATGTCTTCTCATTTCTATAACtcaaaatttactttttctttGTCAAGTTGTCTAGTGGTAAAAAAATTtacctttaaaataaattaggaGAGTGTTCGAAGTTTGAACTTcactctctatatatataatatggtaTTCCTACCAATTGAATTAAGTTCATGAGGACAAAATTCACCTTTTTAATTATCGGTTTAAtgatattcaaatttatttataaaaagaatcattaaaatatactaaaaaaatattaaactttatcacttttatacaataattttatatttgtaacaacactcttaactatttattattttagtatttctCCTGATGcaataaatttttagaaataaCTTTGACAGAACAAAAAGACTTAACAGTATTATTTTAAACTTTGAAAACAAgaccttttttaaaaataaaaaaaatagaggggTACAAACacttaataataaattaaaacaaattaaataacttCTATTTTTAGGCAAACAAGGCTTGGTGAAGCTAACGTTAGGTTTCACGTGAACTAGAATGGAGCCCGcgttttttgaataatttaagTATTTGTTGCCTCAAATGCAGTTTTAATTCTCTAATTATATAAAATGTGCAATTTGGTACTCTATTTTTTGGCACAATTTTGTCCATCTATTTAAAAATTTAGGCATTTGATCCTCTCTGTATTTAACCTTAAATTTTGATGACCTGACTCATTCTTTAAATGACATAACACGTGATATATTCTAATGGTCgctttaaatatttaatttaatatttaaaccaaatttgattatttataaaattaaaaacatgattattACACACAAAAACATGAAAGTTGGTATATTTAAAAGGATAGAATGtgtaaagaaaattttaaaaggataaaaaataaatattttgataaaactTTATTTAACTTGCGACTGAATTCTAGATTACCGgaacaacataaaaaattggacaaaaaatatatttaatcgaTTTTATACGTTATAATATGTATTGGTGGATCCTCAAAACCTATCCGAACACTTTCTTTAGTTTATTTATTCATCATGTGGTCTGAAAAGCATGCCGCTCTTTTATGTAACTTATCTGGCTCTTATGTGTTTGAGTTGTGTGGAATGAAagaaatcacatatatattattcaaaaatGCAGAGTAGTTCTTACCTTAACTGTTGGACAAAGTCAAACTCTACTCTTTTTGGTGGATGAAGGCAAAGCATCCTACTATAGTCTCGAACTTCCATAGTTGATGGTCGAGTTCGTTTATCTGTTTGGACATCAACTAATTtgttatttatgttatttttattgaagTTTATTGTAAACTCTCGCAATCTTTTTCGGCACGCCTTGTGCTGAGGAGACTACTCGGttggtgtatatatatatatatatatatcgcgTCCCAttgtttgttcaaaaaaatgtATTGATATATACAAATTATTTAAGCTATTAAATATAGATTTAATtggatatttaatttttttttagaggtAAGGGGAGTTTATATTCATGTTGGAAATAATCTATGAGGTAGACAACTGTCAATCCTCTCTCTCCCGAGTACCCCTTAATTTCCATCGAAAGGGTTTCTCTCGAatcccttagagtgtgtttggatgagagattctagaaattcaagggattttaaataccaggcaattcaattgattcaattgaattcccttgatttttaaatttcattgtttggataaagtggTGAAGATTAGACAGAGCTATTTGTAATCCTTCTTGGCTGGATATGTGCACTAACCTACATGTTTCAACCCTtaccaaacataaatcaaatcATTTTCCCTTattgcttgattttaatttgaatagGATTTCCTTTGCTTCCCATTTTAAATTTATGAGAATGTGGACTACTCACCCTGAATGCGACAAGATTATCAAAGATTGTTGGGATATGGCAGTAGTGGGATGCCCAATGTATATTCTTAGCAAAAAATTGAAACTAGTGAAAGAAAAGTTGAAGAGTTGGAATAAGGTCAGCTTTGGTAATGTTCATGATTCTGTGACCTCTGCCGAGCAAACTTTGCAACAAATACAAAATATGATTCAGGTTAATGGCCCTTCTGATGTGCTTTTAGATGAAGAAAAGCTAGCTCATGTAGAGTTGGAAACTGCCCTGGACAGACAAGAAATTTTTTGGAAAGAAAAGGCTAATTTAAACTGGCACTTAGAAGGAGATAGAAACACTAAATACTTTCATAGACTGGCCAAAATCAAAACCTCCACCAAAATGATAATGTCCCTTCAAGATGGTGAACAAGTTCTAGTTGATCAGAGCCAAATATCCCATCATGTtgtgaatttttataaaaatctttttTGTACTAACACTGTTTTGCAGGAGCCCTTGCTTGCAGAGGAAGTTATTCCAAATTTGGTTATAGATGATGTTAATGCTTTGCTTACTATGTTACCCTCTCATCAAGAAATCAAAGCTGCTGTTTTTGCTTTAAATAAAGATGGCGCACCTGGTCCAGATGGTTTTGGAGCTTTCTTTTTTCAACATTACTGGGATTGTGTCAAATTTGATGTTTACAATGCTGTTTTCGAATTTTTCACCACAAGTTGGATTTTGCCAGGTTTTAACTCTAATATCATTGCTCTTCTTCCAAAGGTCTCTGATGCTACTTCTATTCATCAATATAGACCAATAGCCATGgctaatttcaaattcaaagtcATTTCTAAAATCATTGCTGACAGATTAGCCAAGATCATGCCTACTATTATCTCTGAGGAACAAATGGGTTTTATTCAGGATAGAAATATTAAAGATTGTCTTTGTATTGCATCTGAAGCTGTCAATTTGCTCCATAATAAATCTTTTGGTGGAAATCTAGCCCTTAAAATCGACATTTCTATAGCTTTTGATACTTTAGAATGGTCTTTCTTGTTGAAGGTGCTTAGAAGTTTTGGTTTTAATGAAGTCTTTTGCAACTGGATTCATGTGATTCTCAAATCAGCTTTTTTGTCCATTTCCATTAATGGTAAATCAGAAggttattttaattattctaGAGGAGTTAGGCAAGGGGACCCCTTATCCCCTCTTCTTTTCTGTATTGCTGAGGATGTTTTGAGCAGAAGCATTTCTAAACTTGTTCATGATGGTAAGGTAGATCTAATCAAGGGTACTAGACACATCATGGTCCCTTCTCATACTTTCTATGCTGATGACCTTATGGTTTTCTACAAAGGTAAGTTAGCTGGCCTCACTGAGCTTAAAGTTTTGTTTCCAACTACGCTCTTCAGTCTGGTCAAATCATCAACACTGCTAAATCCACCATTTATTCTGGTTCTATTACTCAAGGAAGGTTTAATAACATTGTTAATCTCTTGAATTTTAATTTAGGAACTTTGCCTTTTAATTATTTGGGAGTTCCTTTATTCAAAGGTAAGCCTAAAGCTTGTTGGCTGCAGCCTATTACGGACAAAATTCAATCTAAGTTATCAGCATGGAAGGCTTCTTTGCTTTCAATGGCTGGTAGAGTTCAACTTGTCAGAGCTATCATACAAAGCATGTTAATCTATAGCATTACTCTTTACTCTTGGCCTTCATCTTTGATCAATCATATTGAAAAGTGTGTGAAAAATTTCATTTGGAGTGGAGATATTGAAAAAAGGAAATTAGTTACAGTTGCTTGGAAGAAGTTATGTAGACCTCTTGCTCAAGGGGGTTTAAATCTCAAATCTTTGGCTAATTTAAACACTGTTTCCAACCTTAAACTGTGCTGGTCTTTGTTTAATTCTAAAGCCTCTTGGTCCAAGCATCTTCAAGCTAGAGGTTTAAGAGGTAGAAAGGTAATTCAACATCACATTTATTCCTCCATTTGGAGCAGCATCAAGGAGGAAGTTTCAGTTATCTTGGATAATTCTATCTGGCTTCTAGGTAATGGAGACTCTATTAGCTTTTGGAATGATAATTGGTGTGGGTCTGTCTTATCAGAAGTTTTTAGCATTCCTTCTCACATCAGTCTATCCCTCACTTCCACAGTTAGTGATTACATTGTCAATGGACAATGGAATATACCTACTCAATTATCTCAGCATTACAATGCTATTAGTTGCCTTGTTCAGCAAGTCATTATCCCCTTAGAGCCTTCTCAGGATAAATTGCTATGGAAGCACACAGATACAGGGCACTTGCAGCTTTCAGAGGCCTATCTTTTCAAGGTTCAGCATTTCCAAGATTTACATTGGGCCAAACTGATTTGGAGTCCAGATATTCCaccctctaaatctcttctgaCTTGGAGACTCATGCATAACAAAGTCTCTACGGACGACAATCTCATGATTAGAGGATGTGCGTTACCTTCAATGTGCAGCCTTTGTTGTAAAAATTTGGAATCCtcttttcatattttctttgaatGTGATTTTGCAACCAAAATTTGGTCTTGGtttgccaatttcttgggtatGGTTTTACAATTCACAACTATGGAGGACATGTGGAAAATTTGTGATTTAAATTGGTCTCCTCAATGTAAGACAGTTCTTACCTCTGCTATAGTCAATTTGTTAAACACAATTTGGTATGCCAGAAATCAAGCTCGGTTCTGCAACAAAATCATTAACTGGAAATCCTCTATCTCTATAATAATTGCTAACGCTTCTCTATCGGGTAACAACTCTAAAAAGACTTCTTCCAACTCAATTAGAGACTTCATGATTCTGAAGCATTTTAATGTTAATATTCATCATCCAAAGATCCCTATTATTAAAGAAATA
It contains:
- the LOC123905790 gene encoding receptor-like protein EIX2 isoform X2, producing the protein MTNYIPKIFYALLFLLLLNSESTLQFKNVTTESAESKCREWEKQALLKFKQSIYDNFDFLSTWRDDEKDGDCCKWKGIECNNETGHVKKLDLRGDYIQYMVGVIDFTSLIALENMEYLDLSYNNFRGSQISEHIGSLTKLRYLNLSYRVVSGRIPYQIGNLLELEYLDLSENNIDGNIPCELRNLSRLQYLNLDGTSLDGKLPFLTGNLPMLQTLKLGGQFDITYDDTKWLSTLTSLTKLVLRESLPFGSSHHLLQAIRKIISNLRELRLVGFGLMDNDVSNLFHSHSNYSTFPTILDFSGNMLTSSTFQFLSNIPSLVILDLSYNNLTSFQFIGNFNFSSKLQELYLTNCSLTDKSFIVSSIPTSNSSSSLLILDLSSNSLRSSKVFFWIFNFTTNLQILYLSGNSLEGHILDGFGNVLKSLEYIDLSSNHLQGEIPSFFGNMCTLHTLYLSHNNFSGEISNFIQTSSWCNKHILSRLDLSYNRITGILPKTISLLSNLEYLNLDENSLEGHINESHLSNFSKLKSLDLSYNSLSLTFPSSWVPPFQLSALSLASCKLGSSFPSWIETQRSLSWFDISNAGINDYVPEWIWNNKKYLRIMNMSHNNLKGTIPNFSIKLPQNAYIILNSNQLEGPVPSFLRQAKYLDLFENKFSTLFTFLCDKSPSATPLAVLHLSNNQIKGQLPDCWKSVNNLMVLDLSNNNLRGKIPQTMGTLVKLETLVLKQNSLNGDFPSTLKNCSNLRTFNVGENLLSGHIPSWIGENMQQLIILSLSGNRFSGSIPIHLCYLQKIQILDLSRNNLSEEIPKCLRNFTALSKKTINTSETESVSTDFLPIITLYWKGVEREFQNPEWRLLSIDLSSNNLTGEIPKEIGNLIGLVSLNLSRNNLSGEIPSETGNLVSLEYLDLSRNHFSGKIPQTITQIDSLGDIDLSNNFLSGRIPFGRHLETLGSKGFEGNLNLCGEPLAKKCPEDMISVNPKQQKVHGEDDNSVFHQGFYLSLGLGYFTGFWGLMGPILIWRPWRIVYLRFLNKVIDYIYVFVAVKVARFKNWLKD
- the LOC123905790 gene encoding receptor-like protein EIX2 isoform X1, with protein sequence MTNYIPKIFYALLFLLLLNSESTLQFKNVTTESAESKCREWEKQALLKFKQSIYDNFDFLSTWRDDEKDGDCCKWKGIECNNETGHVKKLDLRGDYIQYMVGVIDFTSLIALENMEYLDLSYNNFRGSQISEHIGSLTKLRYLNLSYRVVSGRIPYQIGNLLELEYLDLSENNIDGNIPCELRNLSRLQYLNLDGTSLDGKLPFLTGNLPMLQTLKLGGQFDITYDDTKWLSTLTSLTKLVLRESLPFGSSHHLLQAIRKIISNLRELRLVGFGLMDNDVSNLFHSHSNYSTFPTILDFSGNMLTSSTFQFLSNLSLNLQELYLSENNIVFSSHLYPNIPSLVILDLSYNNLTSFQFIGNFNFSSKLQELYLTNCSLTDKSFIVSSIPTSNSSSSLLILDLSSNSLRSSKVFFWIFNFTTNLQILYLSGNSLEGHILDGFGNVLKSLEYIDLSSNHLQGEIPSFFGNMCTLHTLYLSHNNFSGEISNFIQTSSWCNKHILSRLDLSYNRITGILPKTISLLSNLEYLNLDENSLEGHINESHLSNFSKLKSLDLSYNSLSLTFPSSWVPPFQLSALSLASCKLGSSFPSWIETQRSLSWFDISNAGINDYVPEWIWNNKKYLRIMNMSHNNLKGTIPNFSIKLPQNAYIILNSNQLEGPVPSFLRQAKYLDLFENKFSTLFTFLCDKSPSATPLAVLHLSNNQIKGQLPDCWKSVNNLMVLDLSNNNLRGKIPQTMGTLVKLETLVLKQNSLNGDFPSTLKNCSNLRTFNVGENLLSGHIPSWIGENMQQLIILSLSGNRFSGSIPIHLCYLQKIQILDLSRNNLSEEIPKCLRNFTALSKKTINTSETESVSTDFLPIITLYWKGVEREFQNPEWRLLSIDLSSNNLTGEIPKEIGNLIGLVSLNLSRNNLSGEIPSETGNLVSLEYLDLSRNHFSGKIPQTITQIDSLGDIDLSNNFLSGRIPFGRHLETLGSKGFEGNLNLCGEPLAKKCPEDMISVNPKQQKVHGEDDNSVFHQGFYLSLGLGYFTGFWGLMGPILIWRPWRIVYLRFLNKVIDYIYVFVAVKVARFKNWLKD